AGATTATTTAAAATAAATTAGTAGTTTACGATTCTTCATCGGGAAAAATAAGGAACACTACTAAGAAAATTCCCTCAATTTGATCATAAGAATGAGGTAGTAGATTGATAAGTTCAGGGTACAGAACCACAAACTCAAGCAACAGAACCAAAGAACCACACAAGTTAATAGATTTCATATAAGACACATATATACCCAGTATAGAAATGATAACCTCGCGATCTGCCAACTTTTCAGCGTCTTTCTTGTTTCTGGCACGATGACCTATGTAAGTTTTGCCATCAAATACTAAAGAAGAGAGGAAGTCAAGAAGCTCCACTCGGGTGGTTGTATATGTAGGAAATGGCAGTTTCATCTTAGCTGCATACTCACTGAGAATGGATTTGCAACACAGCGAGTCCTGCATACTTATAAATCTTATGCAGAACACAACTCGAACGAGATCAAACACCATTTTTGACATGCATACATGCTAAACTCCACTAGAGGTGCatgtgcaaggtaaagcaaataAGCAACCCCCCTCATTCCTAATGAGTTAAGCTAGACTTTATCACGAGATGTCAAACTGAGCTGCATACGTCGACTTAAGAAATCTTTATAAAACAAAATCTTCTCTAGTTGTAGACAAGAAAACTCCTCCAGTTACAAGAAATGGTAACTTATGATCCCCATAATAAACTACTTACCTGGGACGCATGTGCTGAAAAAGAAACATGTTCGGCAATTAGAGTACACAGTGGACATGCTAAAGAGTGAACTCAGTGCCATGAGAATCAGCATAAATTGGCTTTAATCTACTTAAATTGTTGGTTCCCACAACTTGGATAAGCCTTGATACTCCTAACCTTGTCAAACTTACCCTAATTAAACCCAGCTCATGCAGGCATGTGTAGCTTTTCTCCCAACTAAACCTCGTAACATACCTTATTATTTTGTATTGGACATAAACTCGATTGAGCCTAACATTTAAAACTTAAGGCATCACCTAACATTTAAAACTAcgcagcaaaaaaaaataaaaataaaaataaaaataaaagacaacTGCTCTTCGAGTGTATAATGAGCATGAATTTAGTGCCAAAATTGCCTTTTGACTGCTCATATGTTTGCAACTGATCAACCGAACTTGTGTATGGAATAATACTAAACAAGAATGCAAAACCAATGTAACAAAAGAGAGAAATATAGCACACCTTGTTGATTATGGTgatatttattttcttcttttatcttctttgCAGCTTCTGGATTCCCAAATGTGTTAACTGACCTATAAGCTTCTCCGTTCAAATAGACAGTACATCTAAACCCTTCGTGAATAGTCTCATAAACGGGTAGCCCTACAGATGATTGCTGTGCATATGTAAATCAAACAATTCTTATAATCTGGATGCCCTGAACCAGCATATATAATtttaagaaatgaaaaatatcaaaatgaaccaatatctataaaaaaaaattctacataTCTGTAATCTTGGCAGAATCAGTGCAAAATAACTTCTCTCGTGATTCACAATTTCAGATGCAAACAAAGATTTTAACACCTAAAAATTCATTGAAACCTTGTAAAGTTTACATGAAATTCTTACCGCTAGAGCTGGACTGATTTTGTTCCATTGCATAAGATCTGGCTTGCATGCACAGCTTTACTTCACTTGACTGATCACTAACAAATGAAAAGCAAGAAACTTAAgtcatggtaaaaaaaaaaagaaaaaaaggaatatacatctctctctctctctgcttCCACATTTATTTACTTTACCGGGAAATGGATTTATTTTTGGAGCATTTATTTAAAGGCTGAAATGAAGAGTCAAAGAATGAACCGTCAATTCTGAGATGGCACTTGGCAGCTATTCGTTACATTGAGCATGCGACATCAGCTGTTGCTAATTTTAACAAGCAACCGTCCATTCTGGTGTTGGTGGTTTTTCCTTGGCTACATTGACCGTCGTTCGTCCGTAGTTAATTATATGGTCCATTTAATGTTTCATCTCCGTTTTACCTTTGTCTGTCTCGCGCATGTAACCTATCATGTCTTCTAGTCTATCGTCGTAGGTTTAGTTGAACGACAGTGATCTTCAGAGCATTGTCGGGAAGATATAAAAGTTTGTTGCCAGGGCACAAGTTCATCAGAGTTTGATCGAGGATTAGAAAATTTGTTATTCGGTGTCTGTCAGTTTAGTGCACCAAACTGACAAACAATTGGTGTTGGTGTGTTTGAATCGTTTCATGTAAGATAATAAGGCATCTTGCTGGCAAAATCTTGGAAATAAATGGACCACCAAGCTTAGAAGATCTAAAGTTTAACTAAGCTGTAATCATCACTGAAGAAAATACTCAGGCATTAACTCtgaattattaaaaataaaaccaCATCCAGCCTTTACAAGGCAAGCTAAACTGTCCAGCCCAGAAAAATTGCTTTCTTAGCAACTCTAGACTAATACATTTGTCCTTGATTATAAGTTTAGAAAGGAAACTTCCAGGCGATTGCACAACAGAACGGACCAAGGGGTAAATGTAATAATTTACAAGAGAAAAATCATTTTGAAGCCACTCAGGTTTGAGTCATTTGACAAAGCCTGCATAGGCTGACATATGACATTACTCAATAATAGTACATCTCAGAATACCAGAACTTTGTCACTACATTAGGAAGGATATATTCGAAGGTGAAGGATGATTTaacaaaaaaacctaaatttCAAAAGACTACCAAAAGATTTTGAAATCCAATTGACGTACATTTATGGTGGTGTTGGCCCTTGAATTGTTCAAAAAGGGACAAGCACTTCTGTCTAGTCCTCCTAAGATACAGAACTACCTGTAATCTGCACCAATAGCTTCTGCGATTGACTTGAATCCATCCCTTTCTAAGCACTCTGCCAATTCAACCTGGATATAAAAAAAACAACAGTTTACATACCAAAAagctaattaatcacaaaaatACAACAGTTTTACAAACAAAAATGTTAACTAATCAAAGGAATGGGGGATGGGGTAATGCGAATCTTGTTTGGGTGGTGACTCAGTGCCATGCCGATGCAAGCAATGTGGATATCATTACTACAAACAACAGCTTTTAACGACCACTAATATAAATATACAAAAAGATGCAAGAGAAATCTTATGGATCTCGTCAAAACTCTATGGGCCATATCCAAATCATCCTAGAGAATTTTACACAATGACTGATCATCCTCGCAGGTCATAAAGATCAGCCCTTTTGATCATCATGTTCGAACCTACAATGCGGAGCAGTTCCAGAAAAGGTGGTGCGTAGTATATTCATATATAGCAAATTCTGAGAAGGAAATTACTAGTTTTTTTATTTAAAGAAGCACCTTCATTTGGGGAATGAGAGCAGGTCCCTCATAGGCAAAAGCTGTGTAAAGCTGAACTAGAGATGCTCCAGCACGTATCTTCTTATATGCGTCCTCGCCACTGGATTAAGATAATATTTACAACATGTTCAGCTACTTACTAACGAATTGAAGGCATAAGAATAAAATTACCAGACACGTGATGCGGTAAATTTTATACACTTACTTGCTAATCCCCCCACAACCAATAAGAGGAATCTTTCCCTGGAATAGGAAAATAACAGACCATAAGTTCCAAGAGAAAAGGAAGTAAAAACGTGGTCAGATGATAAATAGGTGACAAGATTAACATCGCGATTTAAAATCTGTGACTAACTTTTACAACCAACTGCATGATTTTGGTTTGTCTTAGTTTCACAATTGAAATTACAATTCGACATCAGCATTCTATAGTTTTCAGAGACACTGCACCAAACTGATCAAATTATCTTTTGTATATATCACCACCAATAATATCAGCATGCCCATGAGGTATCATAATCGTGAATATCAGAAAAGTGCTGACTGTAGATATAGTTCATAAACTTACCCTTGTCAAAAGATACATGTCCTTGAGCACGTTGGTTGACAGGTTAAATAGAGGTTTCCCGCTTAAACCACCAGTTTCTTCAGAAACTGGGTTCTTACTAGCCGGATCTGGTCTTGCAATGGTTGTATTAGTTATGATCTGAGAGGGGAAAATGAAGAATTGACCATTAAATTCTACTGATATGATAAGCCCCATATTTCTCCACATTGAAGCATCGAGAGGAGAACGCCAAGTGAAGCTTTGGAAGGATAAACATGGTCAAAAGTAACTTACCAATCCATCCAAGCGGAGTGTCAAAGCAACCTGAAATAAAATGATTAAAtcataaaagagatattattggtgatatatacaaaaaaaataaaataaaaatacatgtgATCTGAGGTCATAGTAGGCTGCACACCGCTGCAATATCTTCGAGATCTAGCTTGGACAAGTCCGGAGCAATTTTCACAAGCAGTGGAGGAGGGCCTTCCTCTCCCCATTGCATTTCGTCCCGAGCAGCTTGTACCTAGGAAAATAATTCAGTTATGACTAATTAGGAGCAGCAATTGCAGGATAGATACTATAACCAATGCTAAATCGGAGAGAATAAACGGTAAATTCGTAGTTGGAGAACCAACCTTCTTAACAAGATCTTTGAGTTGTTTTCGTCCTTGAAGCTTACGCAATCCTGGAGTATTTGGTGATGAAATGTTGATAACCTGTATATAAATTTAATATCAAACAAGCAATCTAATGTTTTCTGTATGCTCACAATCGAAAATCCATGCAGACCGGTGACTAATTGCTGATCAAGTCAGCAAATATCCATGTTGTCATGGAGACCTCAGAACGTACTTAAAAAATGAAACAACATCGAAGGTAGGAGTGACCCTCAGACACATGTCAACAGTTCACCCCAAGCGTGGTAGATGCAAGTTTAGCATCTTATTTTAGAGTAGAACGGAGAGTACTTCCCAGCTAAACCGCCTCGTCCTCACTCTTTAAGCAAATAGTGTATATTATATATTACGTCTCTCTTTAAGGAGTTCAACTTGGTTAACTAGtgcttataaaaaaaataataaaaaaaaatttaactagGTATTAGCTAATAAAGAATAAAATGCAAAAATCTTATATGATGCATATGTCTGTGGCAGTGGGTGATGGAGATGATGTAGTAACAACGCTCTCCTCACCATGAAGATGATCACCACTGTAATTCATGTTTATCAATTTATAACCTATGTATTTCTGATGAAAAGTAACTGTGAAATGCTGCAATCTCCTTTCAATTTCAACCAAAACTTGAAATGCCTGGAGTAAACTGAGTCACTAATACTGGGGTTCAAATCCCAGAATATTCAGTGTACATTATATTTGTATTTATGAGATCTCGAGGAAGAAACCCCAGCAAGCTAAAGGATAATGTGAGTTCAGAATAGAGGAGTTAATAGTTACCAAGTAATCTGCATACTGAGACAAAGTGTGAACTCCTTGAACATAGTCAGCTGCAGCATCTTCACTAGTCTTATTCTTGCCAAGATTGACACCCAGAATGCCAGGACCTGCTTTTCCTCCATGCGGGACTTCGTCACTGGACACAGGTGCAGTGCTTGAAGTTTCAGCCAGCTTCCTTTTACCATGCTGAGCACCCAATCTCTTTGCAACAGCAACAATGCCTTCACTATTAAACCCGCACCTATTTATAATAGCTCTGCCAACACCAATCATTTTGACATATCAAGGAATAGAACAAGAAGAAACCAGCAGGACTCTCAATGAGCATAAACAATATTGGAAACAAACTATTTTGCAGACAAAGAGTTCGGCAAGTCTTTTTGACGAATTCCTAGTAGTAAATTATACTAAATCTGTTCTTATATCAGCTTTTTCTATAGTAACCGTCGAGCTTATTAACAATAGAAAATACAATTACCATTTATGCTTACCCTTCCTCTCGCAGTCTGAAAATTCGAGGCTTTGGATTACCATCCTGTGGAGCAGGGGTTACAGAGCCAATCTCTACGAATCCAAAACCCATGCCTAATAAACCTTCAACTGCCTCCGCATTTTTATCAAAACCAGCAGAAAGACCTATAGGGTTTGAAAACCTCCGACCCCACACATCCATACCTAATATGGGTGGGTCCGGCCTTTTCTCTCTTGGGACCCAACCACGAGCTGCTGCTGCAACAGCTAAACGATGAGCAGTCTCAGCATCAAGGTAGGCAAAGAATGGATTCACAAGCTTTGTTGCTGAAAATAGCCACCCACTGCACCAAATATAAAACACTTCTATAAATACTTTAACAGAACAGTCAAAAGAAACCATTAAGACATGCATTAAGATGTCTGTTTACGATATAAGTTATCAGCAAAAGCTGATTACAATGCGTGGAACTGAAGGAAAAGCAGCGGCCCTCTTTGAGTAAAACAGTTTATGTTCAAGCACATCCATAGAAGGTATAGTGACACAGAACCAAAAATACACAAATCACTGAATCAGACAGTGGAATTGCCTAGCAACGGAAACACTGTTCGGTAAACTTATAAAAGTCCTACAATATATATCACAACGTTTAATTGAGGAATAAGTGTTTGGATTAAGcgaggaaacaaaaaaaataccaGAAAGTAGCCTCATCCACAGTACTCGCATAAGCTCCTCCAGAAATAACTATGCCTAAAAAGGCTGCTGTAAAGATTCTTCCCTATGGTACAAACACATATGGAAAAATTAGAAGTAAAACAAGCATGTCTTTCAGGAAAAACAAGTACCTGACATCTACAGAATGATATGAAGTCAATGATAGCTACAGTGAAGTAACTTGATAAACCCCCACAAACAAAGACGAAAATCATCGTGTGAGAAAGAATCGAACTATACACAAGATAAGACGGGTATGTACTTCATCAAACATAATTGATTGTTTCAATATATGCCAACAACAATAAAACCTTAACATTGAGATCCCACATAAATGAATGTAAGGAAACCATAAGCTCTTGCAAGAACAAAGTTTTAAGGTGTCTCAACAGTCATAATAAACATTCAAAATATCAACATCCTACTATTTCTTAGTAGACTGATTGTTTCATCCACTTACAACCTCAAACAACTAAATATGGATATCTTGGACATGTTTCCTATAACGACTCGACTATAAATGCCTTAAACAGAAGCCTTGGAACATAAAAAACAAGAAACCTACTTTTTAGTTGGACAATATTTAGTAAACAGTACAAAGAACCTGTCTAGTAATAACCCCTATGTTGGATTTCAGAGCATAAGGAAGTGATCTTGCATTCTTGTGACTCAGATGTAACTACAACTTAAGGATATTCCTTTACCCAGTCATGTTATTTAGTGATGACAAGTGCAGGACTACAGGGCGTGGTTGATGCAGTGGTGAGCCTGAGCCAGGTTCATCAAACTGTAAATGAAATAACTCCCAATCTGCTATTGAACAAAGAGGAAATGAATGTGCACAAACGGAACCTTCTATGGCCCCAAAAGTGTCTTCCAAGCGAGAGAGAGCACCTAATAGAGCTTAGAGAAGCTAATTCAGTAAAATGCCGACACACATAGACTTTAACAACTCCATATTAAGACCAGAACTGTTCAAAATTAAACATCAGACTGCCACATGAGTATCAAATAGCATAGGTGTAAATGCCACATACTATTTCTCAACCTAAATACTACACTGCGAAATCAAATAAAACCCTTGAACCAAAAATTGAAGTTACTAATAGTACCAAAACGCAAACCCACAATtcaaaattaagcacaagtttccAAAACCCAACGTATTGCACTAAAAATAAAGGATTGACCTTTTTGCAACAAATAAATTTAATCCACTAAAAAGTAATACAGAATCATCAAACCCCATGACCTcaaaacaataagaaaacaaaacccagaatcgaataaatcaaaagaagctcatactTTTTTTGATAACTGAGGAATTTTGGGACGAATTTTAGGAACAGAACTTGAATGTCTAACAGCTCCTaatcctcctcctccaccaccaccaaaagcTCCAATCTTTGCATTTTGATATAATAAATCTTTAATAAAATTCCTAGAAGCCCTTGCCGCCATGAAAGCTAACAGTTTTCTGTCtccaactcaaaaccctaataaataaaaattcaatcttttcacacaaataaaagaaactttttttttaatttttttctttttgcccaAGCAAATGTGAATCGTATATATAAAAGAGAGGCAATAATGGAgaaaatttagttttttttctttttgttttctgaatATATTGGAAGTTTAGATGAATCTATTAACCGAAAATGGGATTTGGGAGTAATGTTTGGAGAATATGTGTGGGTAGAAAAATAGATGAATCCATCAAACGAAAAGGATTCAAATGAGTATTGAGAAATTAGCCAAAAGAGGGTAGGAAACAAAACAATCAGATTCAACTTCTACTTCTGTCGCATATGTTTTCTCCTCTGGAGAGATTTCGAAAGATAGGAAGACTACTCAACAAGAACTATGAAGGAAAAAAAACCGGTaatgaaaccctagaaatcaaaattaaacggTTAAATTAACAAAtatgaaaatcaaacaaaacacatTCATAATACCACTTCCATTATCCCAATTTAACTGAATTTATCGGGAATCCCaaattaactttaagttcctatAGAAATTAAATACTTAAACTGTAGGTGtaggaaaaatagaatacaacACAAAGCCGCTGCTCAGTACAATAATAAGATGAAGATACGGATGTTGGTGGTGGTGTGCGACCAAaatatgaagaagaaaggaggaatGGTGTTGCTCGGgaaaagaagatggagaagaaaagaGGAATGATGTTGCTCGGGTGAAGTGaagggaagaaaaagaaaattgggCCAGAATTCACAAGTAAAAGGGAAGAGAATCATGACCAAAGATCAACAGTTAGTATCAACCCTAGGACACAAATCAACGGTAAGCATTAATATTAACATATGTTCGGGTTAGAGACCTTGTCGGTCGGTAAGATGTTGAAACCGAATATACAAGAAGTTAGATCGGGTTTGTGATAATCGTACCGTTCAGAACTGCTGGGTGTGTCGGGTTTGTAACGGTTCGGGTTTTTCTATGTCGGTTCGGGCGGGTTGGTCGGCCGGATCGGATtgatgtgcagccctagttttgTTGGATTTGGGAAGAAAGAGGTAATGAGAGATTTTAGGTTCTGTGCCTCAATGTAATGGTGAGCgccaaaagaaaaagagagatgcTAATAGTATTCTATCGCGTGCTTCTCGGCCGTAAATATTCATTATTGATGCTGTCATGATGGTGATGCCTAAAGTGGCTAAAGTCCACTGGGTGTTCACCTTTTTCCCTTTTTACTGTAAGTTTTGGGATACTacgggggttagtccacgagtgagttggatggagtttaatgtattttgagtCTTGGGGATTTTGaaggagtgtaagagagtatagggagtttgagagagtttggtgtgttgagtgtagggagtttgagagactctcctaaaatctctacttttttgagagatttggagtgaggcaaaaatacactataaactccctagaactcccccaAAAAAACAAACTctctatcattctaatttttaccactaacagggagtttaagagtttctttcaaactcccccacgactaacggggtttttttagggagtttgggagactcttctaaactctcccacgactaacggagattttgagagactccctcgaactccctcacgactaacgggaaaaaacacaactacacccaactcccccaacttccttgaggactaacacccttgTACATTAAAACTTCGTGAAATTAATccgtaataaataaataatttcattaaaataatattttttatcaATCCCGATTTGAGTCAGTGTACTAAATTAATAACCtcgctaaatttataagataataaaaaatttaagCTTCCAATAGGGCCcaactaatatataaattaataatcagtATAGTATCACTACATATAGTGCTTTATTAAAACATGAATCCAAAATTATTTGTTTCTTGTTCACATTTGTATAATATTGGACTTCATTTCTAATTTTTGTAATATGTTGAGAAGTTCCGCAATGATATTCTTAATTCTTGTGTTGTTTTTCTTATTGTTTTAGTTTTAACATCAAAGTTTTTATATTTACACACATAATATGCAATATATGATCTAATATTATGTCATAAAATAATTAGTAAATAATTTGATTTGGAAATAAAATCTTTAAATACTTGCTATTATATGAAAATTGTTCTAACACTTATTTTCGAAATCTTATTAtggaaatttttttaaaaacttatttttgaaatttaaatTTGGTATGCTTCGATATattaataacttattaatttatcgatatattaatacttcgctaaattttttatataaaaacagagttttttcgagcgacgtggttaatcggagcttctggttgattctggccccaccgaATTTTTAAAAAGGAAGTTTATTTGACGTGTACCATAAGGAAATGTGCAAAAAGATTCCAcgtattttttttggaaacaaatatTTTGTTGCCAATAAAAATTTAtctcaaataataaaatattaacaaaaataaTTAAGTCATGCATTCACGGTTTCACccaaaaactaaattaatcatgcaTCAATCACGAAAATAATCACGCAATCAATCGCATCATCGATTATAACATTAataaatttctaaaaaaaattatgaaaaatatatCCAATGTCCAATATCCTGTTATAATTCTTCGAATTTCTCttttcctaattacaatttcGTTCTATCAATTAAAATCAATTATTCCCGATGACACTTGCGATAATGAGAAActtaaaaaaaatgattaaattgATTGTGGATACTAACCTTTCGATCAGAGAATGTGTCTCTCTTGCAAATAACTTTATTGTTAATCTTGTTTGACAACAAAAAAATTGCGCAATCATTagaatttgaaacaaaataatagGAACAAATATTGATTAGCATATAAATAATCgagcaaacaaacaaaaaaaataacggGCTAAGCTCAtacaaaaaattcataaaaaaacGAGCAATATTGTTGAATTAGTTAACGTCATTTACACGttacttttttttaattttgtttataccataattaaaacaaaatagatgtaaattaaattaaaaaaagaaagattaaatAAGGTGAATTGTTAATTTTGTTATGTCTTGATATGCCCCGGATTTTGTATACTAATATGTTTCCAACcactgattatgatgatatggatATAATATATATGTCCAAAATTTAAAGAGATTTTTATACCTATCACGATTTTATTCCTTAAATTAAATATTGTTTTACCTATTTTGAGGTTTTGTTTT
The nucleotide sequence above comes from Papaver somniferum cultivar HN1 chromosome 8, ASM357369v1, whole genome shotgun sequence. Encoded proteins:
- the LOC113303368 gene encoding dihydroorotate dehydrogenase (quinone), mitochondrial-like; amino-acid sequence: MAARASRNFIKDLLYQNAKIGAFGGGGGGGLGAVRHSSSVPKIRPKIPQLSKKGRIFTAAFLGIVISGGAYASTVDEATFCGWLFSATKLVNPFFAYLDAETAHRLAVAAAARGWVPREKRPDPPILGMDVWGRRFSNPIGLSAGFDKNAEAVEGLLGMGFGFVEIGSVTPAPQDGNPKPRIFRLREEGAIINRCGFNSEGIVAVAKRLGAQHGKRKLAETSSTAPVSSDEVPHGGKAGPGILGVNLGKNKTSEDAAADYVQGVHTLSQYADYLVINISSPNTPGLRKLQGRKQLKDLVKKVQAARDEMQWGEEGPPPLLVKIAPDLSKLDLEDIAAVALTLRLDGLIITNTTIARPDPASKNPVSEETGGLSGKPLFNLSTNVLKDMYLLTRGKIPLIGCGGISNGEDAYKKIRAGASLVQLYTAFAYEGPALIPQMKVELAECLERDGFKSIAEAIGADYR